Proteins encoded in a region of the Candidatus Methanoperedens sp. genome:
- a CDS encoding tRNA (guanine(10)-N(2))-dimethyltransferase: protein MLTKIILEGTTSVEVPVPDETSNFPPSSSAVFYNPAMKLNRDITVAAIACFAKAAPGYSYLDALSASGVRGLRIAKEIGISATMSEWEDTSFELIKKNIELNNLSNCTAIKRNANVVMLDNSFDIIDLDPFGSPAPFLDAACRSAKKLLCITATDTAPLCGAHKKAGIRNYAAVPLKTEYYPEMGVRILMGAIARTLAKYDKAMIPLLSYASAHYFRIFTAVKKSIEDADDCLKNVGFISHCFNCGDRLWKNGLAVHMEEACPVCGHATSVAGPLWLGRLHERDFCGEVMEEIKRREFKKVEKLIAACRDELDIPMHYDYHRICKSLGITAMPTDELVLALRERGFQASRTHFSGISFKTDAGMEKIKGVIRELAGGEVKWKGVH from the coding sequence AAGGAACAACCAGCGTAGAGGTCCCAGTTCCTGATGAGACCTCAAATTTCCCTCCCTCTTCATCAGCGGTATTCTACAATCCCGCAATGAAGTTGAACCGGGATATTACAGTAGCGGCAATCGCATGTTTTGCAAAAGCTGCTCCTGGTTACTCATATCTTGATGCCCTCTCAGCCTCTGGCGTCAGGGGGCTTCGAATAGCAAAAGAAATAGGTATCAGCGCTACGATGAGCGAGTGGGAAGACACCTCTTTTGAATTGATAAAGAAAAATATAGAACTCAATAACCTCTCAAACTGCACAGCCATAAAAAGAAACGCCAATGTGGTGATGCTGGATAACAGCTTCGACATCATCGACCTTGACCCTTTCGGAAGCCCTGCGCCTTTTCTGGATGCTGCGTGCCGCTCGGCAAAGAAACTGCTGTGCATCACAGCAACGGACACCGCACCGCTATGTGGAGCACACAAGAAAGCTGGCATCAGGAACTATGCTGCCGTGCCGCTTAAGACAGAATATTATCCTGAAATGGGAGTTCGCATCCTCATGGGCGCGATTGCAAGGACGCTTGCTAAATATGATAAAGCGATGATACCGCTACTCTCTTATGCTTCTGCGCATTATTTCAGAATATTCACAGCGGTTAAAAAGAGCATCGAAGACGCAGATGATTGTTTGAAGAATGTGGGATTCATCTCCCATTGTTTTAACTGCGGAGACAGGCTGTGGAAAAACGGATTAGCAGTGCACATGGAAGAAGCATGTCCCGTATGCGGGCACGCCACATCGGTGGCAGGACCACTGTGGCTTGGCAGGCTGCATGAGCGGGATTTTTGCGGGGAGGTTATGGAGGAGATAAAAAGGAGGGAATTTAAGAAGGTTGAGAAGCTGATAGCGGCATGCAGGGATGAGCTTGATATTCCGATGCATTACGACTACCATAGGATATGCAAGTCGCTCGGGATTACTGCCATGCCAACGGATGAGCTTGTTCTGGCATTGAGGGAGAGAGGTTTTCAGGCTTCGAGGACGCATTTTTCGGGGATTTCGTTCAAGACGGATGCGGGGATGGAGAAGATTAAGGGGGTTATAAGGGAACTGGCTGGGGGGGAAGTAAAGTGGAAAGGAGTTCATTAA